The genomic interval TTTGACATACTTTGTCCATAGGGAAAACCGACTCATTTCCAACCATAACAGAATCTTCCGCCATGAGGATTACTACGATGTAAAGAGGATCAAATGATGAAATCCTTACACCATTTTAGAAACTATACATACTGAACTGACAGTTTTGGTGGAAGACCAGGTCCGCGTTCGATAGGACCtgataaaaaacatagtaatagattagtacataattaattaattgttaattattaaaaaatataaaatagattaatatgattttttaaaacaacttttatatagaaaatttttaaaaaatacaccgtttaacagttcagcAAACGtacgcgtggaaaacgagaaaaataagttaacttatcaccccATTCGAACGCGGCGCAGGTATGACGCTTTAAGGCTACCGTCTGTTGTGCTCCGGAGACTGAATCTTCGGGCGTGTTGCAGCCGGCAGGCCGTGTGCACATGATTGGCGCACTGACTAACCGAACCAATTTCCGCTTCTACGCGAAATCAAATGATGGAAGGAAGCAACGAACGGGCTACCGGCTGAAACGGCACCGGCCGCAACTCCTCCCATGTCCACAGGGCTAGGCAAAACTGACAACTGCTTCTGCTTCCAAATGAAATACGCGTTCAATTATCAACACAAGAAACAACCAATCCGCGTTGAATTTGAtggagctatatatatatatcggcTAAACAGTTTATtgtctaaaaatattagtatcaACTAAAACATTTAGTTTGTGTCAATTATTAGCAACACCTCTAATTTACAAATCAACCGGCATCCATAATTTCGAAAGAACGTTTTATATGACTACGATccgtttctttcttttataaaaaaaaattgcacatGGCATGTGTGCTCGGATTGAAATCGTTTAGtcaagttatttttcttttgaagtcaTTAGCTGTAGACACATGCTTCTGCTGTGAACTTCATCCCGTGTGATTGTGTGAACAAGAGATTAAAACGGCGATGCGTGTCTTTGTCATTAAATAATCGAGTTTTCGATTACTTTGACCAAAGTTTCTTACTGGATATTCAGGTAGTGAAGGggcagggagagagagaaatggaGCTTCGCGGTAAACGCAGTAGGGGAAACTCTGAACTGAACATACAACGTTGATCTTCTGAACCTGAACTAACATTTGATATTTAAACAGTGTCTCTCGATCTCAACCCACTGAGATCAAATTTGGATTGTTCAGCCGGTTTTAGAAAAGATCGAATAACCAATGCCTTTGTAAATTTGTCAGCGACCTCATCCTTGGACATTATCAAACTGATCTCCAAAGACTTGCATGTTACCTATCTCACAAAAATAACAGGTATGATTCCCCCAGGCTGTCGCACAATAGACATGCAGCTTACCCAGTAAATAAATCTCGTAGCTCGTCCTGCAAGGATTGCAACCATGTAACTTCTGTACAACTAGAATTGTTAGGTTTGCAGAACTGCAATCCAACGCTGGGTCATGAGTTGGTGATCACTTAAATCTACTTTCAGAAGTTCTGGGATCGTTTTTGAGCAAAATATATTGCCAAAGCTCCTCTTACCCCCTGCCCATCCCTGTCctgttttttaaagttttagaCCCTTGATAAAGATTCTGTTATATGTCTTTAGAGTTCGATATGTCCATTTGGAAGTTCTAATAAGACAGaagtaaataaatgtttaGGTACTCAGAAATAAGGTAATCAAGCATTCGTtcttccatcccaaaataaatgatttcacATTGGAAATGTGAAACTATTTTAGGATGTAGAGAGCAGTAGGTAAATGTTGGTAAGAGGAGGAGGGTTGTCATCTCAAGGAAAGTGGTAAATTTGGGCTCTATTGGGAGGGACCCCTAATGCACGAGCGTTCACAAGGTACATGCAGACGTGACCCGACTACAAGATGATGTTCATATGCATTCGCAACCAACAACCCGTGTTTGCTTTCCCTTCTAACCACGTCGAACTAACTTGCATTATCTTGGCGATTGCTTATGACATGAAGGATTAGCGAAAAGAagtatttgtttcttcttcataatttttcagTCACTTTAACTTTTTGGCTCAATTTCGGGCTCTGTGGCCAATATTTCAAAACTCAAGACAGATTTTTAAAGTGATTGTTGCACGATTGCACTATATTGTACTCactttatttcaaaatataagaagaGCTAATGGTATGTGTAGAAAAGGAATCGAAGggatttaatattaaaaaattaaccaatACAATAACTAAATtggaatatttttgaaatattctATTTATGGAGGATATCAAATGCCGCAACAGGTAAGTGGAAGCCCCCTTACGAAGTTCAGCTAGGGAGCAGGTGAGTGCAAGTGTGTCCGAAGGTTGCCTAAATGGATTCTTAGGAAAGACCTAAGGATTTCCTTAGGAGAGAGTTAGTAATGGGTTGAGATGCTATCGGAAGGCTGAATTTTTATGAGGTCAGCCTACAGAGAATGCACTTCAAGAAGTTATATAGGTTAAGGCTACCCGAAGGTGTAATATCCTACTCATGTGTTTTGACTATGGAGTTCTTGTGAATACAAAGTATCACCGTGTTCACTTTCTCTTCGAGATGTTCCTCTCCTTTGCATGACGACGGCATCCCCTTTTATAGCCCAAGGGGAGCCTGCAATTTCAGCCATCTCATTAGAAAAAGCTAGGTCTAACCTTGTCCCTGATCCTCCTACCAGAGAAAAATAATACCGGTACCCACCACTGTTACACCAGCTCATGGTCCCTGGCACGGTGGAGTAGGGTCCCCGGACAACTAAGCTTGAGAGTGGCCGACACCTATCCTGTTAAACCCATGTCCCATCATGGGGTCTTATCCACCGACTTGCAGCTCGGCGAAGTGACAGGCGTCGGGCTCGTTTGAAGCAGCGAGTGCGGATGGACCTAATCAGCGCACGTAAAACGAGAagcatcattagcatataattaattaagtattatctattttaaacttgaaaaatggaataatatgatttttgtaaacaactttcatataaacttttttagcaaaaaatatatcatttaatagtttgaaaaacatgcacatgcaaaAAGATGGTGAGATCAGCCCCTTGAGCCTCCTTCGAACGCGCCCGTCGGGCAACCAAGGTAAATGCGTCGCATGGCCCTCATCCCAAGGTGCACATATGGCCATATAGACACTCGCAGAGATCGTCACCTTCTAGAGGCATGATGATGCATTGCAGCCCGCGCATCGATATTTAAGGAAATGATTATATCAGGGTACACTTGCTTCGACACTTTGAAGATATGATATAGATCATGTAGGTCTTCACGCTCTCCTCAAAAAAAGTATGAGAAACCAGGAAGGCATTATGGGCCTAGGAACTTGACTCTACCAGGCTCCGTTCCCCTTCAGTTGATAGGGTGCGTCACAGCATGACTtctcattgttttgtttttgaaaatcaAAAGCGAAACTGTTTaccaatgattaaaaattaatttataggtaaagtTTTATAGGTATGTtcttaattatctaaaaacaaaaggtaaaaatagattacgatggaaaagaaaccataaatttaattctaaattttactttaaaagtataaacttaagggcccctttgaatcacaggaatgaaaaaaaagaggaatagaaaaaacataagattctgacaggaatgtatgtgtaaaacagagaattACAAAACACagtaaaaatataggaatgaccgtttgattagaccacaggaaaaacacagaaatttgaGTAGAGATATAGACTTAAATGAGTTTTTTCATAAGATTGAACCTCTTACtaaatttccttcaaaacttacatagaaaatgcatttcatagaaatttcataggattttatagggttcattcctttgattcaaagggttttgtaagaaaaatccctataaaaataaaattctctaaaatttttataaaatttctttaatcAAACGGACcctaaataaagaaaaacttaaaaagacCAAAGGCTTAAACAAGAGAAATGACAAGTTGGACGGCTGGCAGTAGAAACGCTGGTGGCGGGTAGGTAGCGCACAGCTCCCGAAAACTGGTTGCACATAGTCCGCCGTCGGGCAGAAGCACCACCACTGTCACATCAAAATGGGACCCGCAGATCGGCGAGCGCCCCCACCCACCTTCCCGGGAATCTCTCTCCGCCACGTAATTTCCCCGTGCTGCAGCGTTACACACACTTACATGTGGGTCCGGCACACCGGCGCACAACGGCTCGGCAGGTTGGCCCCATGTGTCATAAGCCAAGCTGCGACTCGACGGCCGTGAGAGAAAGCGTGCGCATCTGGGTGGCCGTGAGAGTACATAAAGCAGCGCCACACCTTCTCGgattcagcagcagcaggagcggGGGAAGCAATCACGAAAACAATCCAAAACCCGCTTCGTGCGCCACACCCGCTAAGGTCGCCGCTTCCCaaatggccgccgccgccgccgcttcctcctcctcgtcgtcctcctccgctttcccctcctcgtcctcgcggccgtcgatggcgccgccgccgccgctgtccaCGAAGGCTGGTTCTCCGGCCGAGGATCGGCGAGGCGGGAGGGCCCCGGTCCCTCCGTAcgtgaaggcggcggcggggtcgctCGGCGGCGTGATGGAGGCGTGCTGCCTGCAGCCGATCGACGTCATCAAGACGCGGCTGCAGCTCGACCGCACGGGGGCGTACCGCGGCATCGCGCACTGCGGCACCACCGTGGTGCGCTCCGAGGGCGTGCGCGCGCTCTGGAAGGGGCTCACGCCCTTCGCCACCCACCTCACGCTCAAGTACGCGCTCCGCCTCGGCTCCAACGCCGTGCTGCAGTCGGCGTTCAAGGACCCTCGCACGGGCAAGGTCTCCGCGCAGGGCCGCCTCGCCTCAGGgttcggcgccggcgtcctcgAGGCCCTCCTCATCGTCACCCCCTTCGAGGTAAGATCACCCGCATCTGTTCCATGTTACCTGTACATGTAAGATCTTGAATCGTTCTTGAGTTCTTGGTTTCTCTGCGATATGTTAATACTTTATAGATATCGAATAAATATTTGTTCGCTGCTCCAGCGTGaataatttatcattaaaaagCAACATCTCTAGGTGCTTCTTGCCGGAAAAAGAACTTGCGAGAGTTGTCGTGTAGGACACCGATGTAAAGGTACAGATTAGTACTCTAGTATATAGAAATGGAACAGAGTAACACGGGTGCACTAGTTTAATCTTATGTGTGAATGATATTAGATGTGTCCTTGCCAACTTCGAGCTGGGACTAAAGAAATGGCGGGTTTGTACTTTGCAGTCAAATTATAATTTGGTGGTATCATGCCCAAACCAATTACCAAGGATGTGGTAGCCCATCAGAACTCTGTCAAAGCCCTGATGTtttgaaacataaaatttgacTAATCACCTGCTCTTCTTAAAGTTACCAAACATTCAAAAGGCATGTGTGCAGTCCTTTagtattctttttttaaggattAATCTTGGTAAATTGACACTTCTGTTCATCTCTATAGAAAATGACTGGtctttcatttttattgtctAAACACTCATCACCATCGTTTAACTCGTGTTTATTGGAAATCAACGGCATAAAGTACCTACAAAGTGAAAGACAAGGAGACCttaagaaaaggaaatgacCTGTTCTGATGTGGAGGCTTGCTCCAGTAAACAGTTggtattatatgaattttaagtGTGTTGGCCTGTTCTGCTTGGCCTTTCAATGGAAACGGTTGGTGTACGGTGATTATCTATTGCTTTTCTTGGGATGGTCAAGTACACAATTTAGAAGTTAAAGGAAGTTAGAAATTAAACTGAAGTACAATGAACAAACCAAAAGTTAGACTGAACACCTGGCTATTCTCCTCTCGTTTTGTAAATTCTATATTTGTGTACCTTTGTGTTGAAGTACCACGCTCTATAACTTAGTCGAAGGAATTGCCCCTTTATTAGATTGGTGCATTCTGAAAACTTGAGTTGTGCCAAGCACTTTATCTTAAACTCATTTTTTATGAAGTTAAAGAaaatcatagaaaatagtgtGCTTGCAATCTGTACAAGGTTTGGCATTGAtgcattttgttttaattttcatgaGGGAAGTCGGTCTATACTTTTCTCACCAGCATTCTTTAAATGTTCAGCTATGTGGACTGACTGTTGTCATGTTTCTTTGTGATGGATATAGGTGGTTAAGATCAGGTTACAGCAACAAAAAGGTCTAAGCCCAGACCTGCTAAGATACAAGGGGCCAATACACTGTGCTAGGACGATTGTTCGTGAGGAGGGCCTTTTCGGTCTGTGGGCAGGAGCATTACCAACTGTCATGCGCAATGGAACAAACCAAGCTGCAATGTTCACTGCCAAGAACACATTTGATATTGTTCTCTGGAAGAAGCATGAAGGAGATGGGAAGGTTCTCCAGCCATGGCAGTCAATGGTTTCAGGTTTTCTTGCAGGAACTGCAGGACCAATTTGCACTGGACCTTTCGATGTCGTAAAGACTAGACTGATGGCACAGGGGAGAACTGGTGACATCAAATACAAGGGTATGGTTCACGCGATACGGACAATATACACTGAAGAAGGTCTCCGAGCCCTTTGGAAAGGTTTGCTTCCGAGGCTCATGAGGATTCCACCTGGTCAGGCTATTATGTGGGCGGTGGCTGATCAGGTGATGGGCCTCTATGAGAGATCATATCTGCAGCCAGTTCATCTGTAATCCCCATACTTCAGTGATGATTTCAAACTGTCTGGATCGCCATTTTGGATTGGAGTGTCAAGCCATCCAAACCGGAAGTAACTGTTGAGTCGTAGGCATTCAATTGTTCATAGCCAAGAGTTGGGTACTGGCGGGAGCAATGAACcgatgtattcttagcaatcaaTAATGGTGAAACACCCTACAGGATTTTGATACAAGTATGACGATGGCTGCAATGTAGTATATGTAGTAAACTGCAATTGCATAGACCTGCCTGCGTTTGCGTCTGTGATCAACTGCTCCTTTTGTAGACATATAATTCTCTACTGCTCAATTGTACAAAGTTGTGGTTTATAGCTGGATCATGGGCCAGTTAGAAGAAGCGATGCTTGGCCCATTAGCAAAACTTGGGCTTCCTTATAGCTGGATCATGATGATTGAAGAACTTCTATGCATCATGCGTTTGTATCCGACTTCTGGGAGATGCAGTAGCAGAGACAACTGCTGAACTGCCCGTAACTTTCGAGTTCAAACCTGACGGCAGAGGACAGCTGCTACAGGTGATGAGAAACATGTTTCCAAGCTGCGGTGGAAAGTACTGACACTACACATAAATTGCTGGATCCTTTGCTGAAGGTCTCGCTTGGTAGCTTGGGACAAGGGGGTCCCTGACTGACCACCAAATCCAGCACAAGATGCTGTCGCTGACGCAACAAGACCAAGCATCACCGGCTGGCTTGCGTGCGCACCACCTGAGCTCaaccgcgcccctcctccggTCCTCGTCGTGACTGATGGCTACTGGCGCCACCGCTCCAGGATAGCGCATCCAATTCCGAGCTGTGACGACGCCGTGATAGATCCTCTTTCACTCGAATTCTCTGGTCAAAAACAGCCTCAAGGGATCCGGTTCTACCACTTCTGCTGGCCACAAAAACCCACCCCTCTCGCGGAGAAAGAAAAAGCCCATGTACACCCCCACCCACGCGCTCCTACTACTACGGATCGCAAACGGTGCTGCACGCTTTCTGCGCCCGTTGCTGTCGCTCCGTGCAATTCGATTTCCCCGCGACGCCATGCGCCACGTTCTTTCTCTGGCCAGACATTACGCTCGCACGACCGCGACGCCTCCGGTCCCCGGCCCGCCGGAGAGTCCCCGTTCGAAACGCACAAATTCTGTAGAATCTCCCCTAGGATTTGCTACCTTTTTGCGTCATGTATCATGGCTAGAGTCTGTGTGTGGGCGGGACCCTCCAAGAAGACGCCATGGTGCGCAGCAGCACTTCATCCGGCCTGATGCTGCTGTTCCCATCCGCAATTCTGCATGCGACCCTGGCGTTATGTACAGGTGAGTGAGATGAGTAGATGAGGTTGCATTGGATGTGTGGGGCTGTGTCCAACTCCAAGCCTAATAAAAAGATCTTCTCCGGCGGCCACATACCTCTCTCTGCAGCAGCGTCGAGTTGACTCATTGGCTGGCCAATAGGACCCTGCCGATTTCTAGATTGTACGCACACACGCGTGGTCCATCAGCGACCACACATCTTTGCGGCTGTCGGACCCAAGAATTGACGGTCTGGATCAACAGATGGGTCGCTATCTACCCGGTGCGGCGATCGACTCGCCTCAAACGTCGAAGAGTATATCCTTTCAGCCCCTGACGGTGCCGGTCCCGGCCTCTTGCTTGCGCAGTGGCCAGTGCTGAAAACACTTCACCTGGTCTCATGCCCTGCCGCAAATGATAATATGCATAAAATGCATTGCATCGATCGTAGTAATATGCCAGTTGGGTTTAGTGATACACCACACTCCACATCTCGAGCAAAACAGTTTGATGCACACAAAGTCTTCATCCGTTCTGAGGTGCATCCACCGGCACGTGAGTGGTTGACCCTCCAGGTTACAGAATCATGGATATCTGAAGATCGCGTAAAACCATCCAcgatttggtgtaaatttcaaGGGCCTTTTACATTTGTTTTCCCAAAAGGAATTGGATAGGGACTTGTTACACTTTTAGAGTTTGTGCAGGGTGATCAGATGTGCATTGAGCCATTCACTGCAGTTTCAagcacttgattttttttttatagctgCCTCAGCGCTTTTGAAGCAGATAAAGAAGCTTACAAAGTTGATTGCGTATTTGTCGCTTCCATACTTTACACGGTAAAAAGATCAAATTGCGCTGTCGTAAAAATGGAAGCGCTAAAGTACATGGGCCATACAACAAAAGCGACATTGTCACTATCTGTACTGGCAGTGTTAGGTTCTTCTTAACATGTCATAGATTAGATTGTTTTGAGCAAATCTAAACCACACTGTAGAATGAGTTCACATGTTGATGAAGATATCCATGGTGCATATCCTGATGTGCTTGGCCCAACTGCCCAAGTCTGAGGCACAATTTGGTTGCATTGACTTTCGTATTAAACAGATATATCCTGACGAAATTAGGTagtcttcaaaaaaaaaacaaacaaacaaaaggtTATCTCACACTGTTCGAATTGGAAAGGAGACCTGATACTATCCCAAATATAACAATCGTACGTTGTTCGTTGTGCCCGATATAAGGGCAGTTGGGTTAAAgccaaattttatcttatcaaatttttgacaccTTTAATAGCACTATAGAGATGTTTGGTTTGCTATCACTTTTACACAAATTAGAAATTGCACGCTTCGAATTTGGTTGTACCaactactaaaattttgatagggCAAAAATTGTCTTGAATCCAAGCGATCCCATAGTTTATCACCAAGCCGTTAGTGGTGAGAATGAACTACTAAGGGCTCCTTcaaaatgtgaaaattttataaaattaactataaatagtTCAGTTCCTTCAAAAATATCGTGAAAATCCGAATATACCCTAAACAACGTTATTGTTTGAGttcacttaattaattatccacAGTTCATCTTGACCGAGGACCCGCTTTCTATTTGTAGATGCCCCCGATAgagcaaatataataataggttATAAGCCGGCTAAATGCTGaggtggaggaaagagaagaagTGGGTTATAAGCTTACAACCAACTCTAGCGccagaaccaagaaactctacGAGAGACAAACaggtcatgtattaattataagtaactaactactatatgggtGGATTGAGAGAAGAAGAattcttatagccaacttgctggctatattattagccttggtCTAAGATACTATGCACTTTAGCTCATGTTAGTTTTTCCGCTGGCAAGTGGAAAACGGCTAGTTCATCAACATTGACCCTTTTCTTCACAATTCAGTTCGTCAACTTGGATGAGTAGTTGAAAGCATTTCAGTGCTACGAAAGCGGATATGGAGCTTTGCATCACGATGGTCCAATTGGGACAGTTGAACCGTGGAATTACACTACACAAGTTTATCGAATTGATATGTACAAACATGGATAATAGTATGACCTCCGCATCATCACTAACCAAGTAACAAGATATAGTAACTATTGTACATCTAATGTGGTACAGAAATATCTTCGCGTGTGACAGTGACTGGGCCGATTGTAAATAAATGTGCCGACTTCTGTCTTTTAATAATCAAAAGGAAGGAATTCATTCCTCCAGCTATAGCATGTCCTGGTACGTCGGATGCCATACCGAGCGATCCTAATCCATGACCATAACACGATCAATccataaaaatctaaaatcttaGTACCAAGTGGGATAAATACTCAGCATATGCCCTGGGACCCAACTGCCCAGTCAAATAACACCACCACTAAACCTAACCTAAATTGCTGCAACACCGCGACGTGACCCCGTGAGTTAGCACTTAGCAGGCAAAGCGAGTAAGGCTGCGTTTCGGCTAGCACGGTAAGATAACTTacctctctcgttttccatgcGTATGCTtgccgaactgctaaacgatatatattttacaaaaaaaatttataaaaaaattgttttaaaaattcatattaatttattttatataatataaataattaataattaactaatcatgtactaatttattagtatcgagcaagttaacttatcaccccTTAGAATACGGCCAAACAACCTCGCAGGTGTCACAGGCCACTAGTATAGTATTACTACTACTgatgaaaaggaaaatgaaaaaGGCAAGAAACCGCCGCGGAACCGAAGGGGGCAGCCTCTGGACAGCAGCGGAGGGTTGGCTTTGCGGCTGGCCGGTGCAGTG from Oryza brachyantha chromosome 3, ObraRS2, whole genome shotgun sequence carries:
- the LOC102708598 gene encoding mitochondrial succinate-fumarate transporter 1 — protein: MAAAAAASSSSSSSSAFPSSSSRPSMAPPPPLSTKAGSPAEDRRGGRAPVPPYVKAAAGSLGGVMEACCLQPIDVIKTRLQLDRTGAYRGIAHCGTTVVRSEGVRALWKGLTPFATHLTLKYALRLGSNAVLQSAFKDPRTGKVSAQGRLASGFGAGVLEALLIVTPFEVVKIRLQQQKGLSPDLLRYKGPIHCARTIVREEGLFGLWAGALPTVMRNGTNQAAMFTAKNTFDIVLWKKHEGDGKVLQPWQSMVSGFLAGTAGPICTGPFDVVKTRLMAQGRTGDIKYKGMVHAIRTIYTEEGLRALWKGLLPRLMRIPPGQAIMWAVADQVMGLYERSYLQPVHL